One segment of Carya illinoinensis cultivar Pawnee chromosome 13, C.illinoinensisPawnee_v1, whole genome shotgun sequence DNA contains the following:
- the LOC122290896 gene encoding secreted RxLR effector protein 161-like: MKDCKASVAPIIKGDKFHKGQSRENALEQDQMKSVPYASAVGSLMYAQICTRPDICLAVGLLGRYQSNPGLQHWIATKKVMRYLQGTKNYMLTYRHTENLQVVGYSDSDFVGCVDTRKSISGYIFLLAEGAISWKSTKQSIVATSTMEAQFIACYEATTQAIWLKNFISGFKIVDSIQKPIKIICDNTAAVLFSKNNKRGSRSKHIDINYLSVRESIKYNVVYIEHTSTDLMLADLMTKGLSVKQFQGHVDHIGLTKV, from the coding sequence ATGAAAGATTGTAAAGCGTCTGTAGCTCCTATAATCAAAGGtgataaatttcataaaggACAATCACGTGAAAATGCATTAGAACAAGATCAGATGAAAAGTGTACCTTATGCATCTGCAGTGGGTAGCTTGATGTATGCTCAAATTTGTACCCGTCCAGACATATGTCTAGCAGTTGGATTATTGGGTCGCTATCAAAGTAACCCAGGACTTCAACATTGGATAGCTACAAAGAAGGTGATGCGGTATTTGCAAGGAACTAAGAATTACATGCTAACCTACAGGCATACAGAAAATTTGCAAGTGGTTGGCTATTCAGATTCGGATTTTGTCGGTTGTGTAGACACCAGAAAGTCTATTTCTGGATATATCTTTCTTCTTGCTGAAGGAGCTATATCTTGGAAGAGTACGAAGCAATCTATAGTTGCTACGTCTACTATGGAGGCACAATTTATTGCGTGCTATGAAGCAACGACACAAGCCATATGGttgaagaattttatttctggtTTTAAAATTGTCGATTCTATTCAAAAACCAATAAagattatttgtgataataCCGCTGCAGTGTTATTctcaaagaacaataaaagaggAAGCAGAAGCAAGCATATCGACATAAATTATTTAAGTGTGAGAGAGAGCATCAAATATAATGTGGTGTATATTGAGCACACCAGTACAGATTTGATGTTAGCTGATCTAATGACTAAAGGTTTATCGGTAAAACAGTTTCAGGGTCATGTGGATCATATAGGCCTAACTAAAGTGTAA